Genomic window (Primulina eburnea isolate SZY01 chromosome 8, ASM2296580v1, whole genome shotgun sequence):
gtCACTCGTTTCATTTatttcttaaaattatttttttatcttcTTAACACCGATAGATTTATATACATATAAGAGCATGGATAGAGACAGTTGTTTTCCAATTGTGAATCGACAAAATTACCATCACGTAAACCATCTTTTATGTATACATCATGAAACACAAAATGAGTAATTTTGTAAAGTAGTTTAATTATTAGGCATAAATGATGCAAAACGAAATTGTTATCTTGACCCATCAAATTCATAGCATATGTACGTGACTTCCAAATTCAAATATGCCTCAATATTTCAATTCAGATCAATTAGATCGGGAAAATTAGCCTTCAATCCTCAGTCGTCGATTTCTTTTGTGTTCAGTCTCTGGaaacttttttagtaccacatttccacatgaaatataccacatttccacatgaagtgtaccacattttgtatgacatagtaccacaattttgtgagtagagagtgaacccaaagaaattttttgattggggatttttcaccaactttcCGTTAACTAATCATTTCTAACTTCTCATTTTTTCAAAGACTCATTTTCTATGCATTAATAcaaatcaattttgctaaaataaatCTTCATCATCAGGTAACAACTCCTCCGTGCCTCAAGAAAAACAAAGAATTTTGTGGATTGAAGGTAATGTTTTCCAATTGTGAATTGGAAAAACTAACCCGACATCTTCACTTTGATGTGCAAACCATAATATATTACATAGATATTTTGGTCAATTTATTTATGTACGAGGGGcatatattgaaaaaaaaattgcagaGTAACAATtagggattgataaatatatcAGGATATTTTGGTCAAACTAATTAGAacatcttgatttttttttaaatttatagttCACTACTATCAATGATTGTAATAGAGTTTTGATATTATTTCTAATTAAACTTCTAGAATaatctaaaataaaattttaattgtgaatTTAATACATAAAATTAATCAAAGATAAGCTCGAATAACTCAAAAGTTATACATCACTAAAATAAGTCaatatcattaatttttttattattattaattatttttcgaACTTCCCTAGAATTAATTTGATGACATGAATGTTATTCATATATCTTAATTATTTTGCATTTTCCGAGTTGGTGTTAATTGATTTCAATCGATggatcataataataataatgaaccAGTGTAGATCATACATCGTTTCCAGTTCCCACACACAAAGATGAACAGAAGATCTGGGGCTTGCCTGCGTTGTTGCTTGGTGATTTTCGCAGTTGTTTCTGCACTCTGTGTGTCTGGCCCGGCTCTGTACTTCAAATTCAACAAGGGTTTGAAATTCAAAGCTTCTTCAGCTTGTCCTCCGTGCGTCTGCAATTGTTCCCCGCCTCAATCCCTTCTTCAGATTGCACCTGGTATGATATCCTCAACTCTCTTGTGGTTTTTATTGTCCGATTTTCACTCATTGTGGTTTCAGTTTATGGGTTCATGGGTCATGGtgtgatttcttgattatttggtGTTTCTCCTGTGGTCGTATTTTTTTAATCGACTTTTATTATTTCTATGACGATTTCCTCCATACGAGAATGAAAATCTGATCTGGGTATTGCTGGATTTATTACTTCTATCTCCTTTTCTGTCCTTCCTTGACCTGGTGTTATTTGTGCCTTATGATATCACACTCCAAGCTGCCAGTAAGTGTGGGTTCTTATTTTCTTGCAGTACAAATGGGAGCAATTTATTTACATGTGTTGATTCAAGCTTACATTCTTGTGTTGTGCACACGTTTAGTTTGTCTTGCGATCACCAAATCACAGTATTGTGTTGGGAAGTGTAGTGCTCGTGAGAAACCCACGTGATGCAAGAATGGCCACTAGCATAGTAAATGCCCTTGATTCGTAGCTCACCGTTGGTAGGTTTTGGAAGTTAAGAAAGGTTGATCAAGATAACAAATCTGAAAAGATCGCTTCAAGATATTATGAAAGATgatgcaattagatgatatccCATGTTTTTTGAAGTTAATAAAATTTATCTCATTGGATGAGTTGGCATATAGCTTGTACATGGTTATGATTGTTGTAGCTTATCACTTCAATGATAATAAAATTAAAGGATAGATGGGATTGGTTTTTGTCTCAACTGCAGAATTAAAGCGAAATTAGTACTTTTCCTCTTATATCTTGTGGCTTAAATAGCGAGTAGTTTTTCTGAATGACCTTGCAATATTGCAAGGGGGTTCTGAGCAGTGTTGTAAtcgttttaattttattaaggtATAACGAAACAGACAAAAAATGGAATAAATCAGGGAATATATAGTAACATCAGGTTTGTGACCTTCCTTTTCTGTCTCTACTTAATTGCTTGTATGCAAGGTTGCAACTAAGTTGTTGCCAGAGGGACAATATTGTCCATTTAAATGAACTCTTGATACTTGAAATAGCATGTTCCCTGCATCTTAGCTATCATCCAGACAATCTATAGATCATCATTATCTGCAATCTTACATTCATTCTGTCACGAGTTCTactgtttattttcttttcgaaTCTCATTTCACTCGAAATAGAACTATTACTGACAAAACTAGTGAACAATTTTCCCCAAAAACCGAATATATTCTTCtgcaaatattttatatttgactCCTAAACTCTAATCCTGTGTCACTCAGTACAAATGCTGTTTCTTATTGTTCCCATCTATTATTGTATGGATACCTCGCAACAATTTGCTAATGTATAGACAATGAGATTCCATTGACAAGGGCCAATTCCAATAGTCTTCAAGAATATCCTGATGTTTTATACGTTTCTGTGATATGTTCTTTGATATAAGGATATCAAATGGACCATTTTTTGGCTCATAGGTCTAGACATATATCCGAACTCAgattgataaatattttatgaagtTGTGCATTTCTAGAGTAGTTGCTAGACCATGTATCTCCTTTCACACTGTGCATAGTTTGTATTGTATCTTTAATAACTATGTGAATGGTTTTTATGCGAGATATTAGAAGATTGACGTGGCTATTCAGTTTAATTGTAAAAGATGCATTTACTTGCTATAAATTGTGAACAGCCTCAATCTTAATGTTCGCAGGTTGCAGTAGGAGGATTGAGGGGTGATTGAATCAATATTTTGTTAATCCAACTGACATTTGTTGTTACGCTGTTTTGTATCATTTTCGTATCTGTAATATGTTGGATTGTCAGAGAACATTTCTGCATATTTTTCACGCACTTCTAGTTCTTTTACTTTCATTTCCTacttaatttatttttcttgtcTAATTACATTTTAAAACTCAAATTATTTAATTCCTCTTGTTCTGAATCCGAAAACACGACTTTGTTAATGCTTTCaactttgtttttctttttctgcAGGGTTGGCTAATCTTTCTGTTACAGGTAAGGATTGTGTTGAAAGCATCTGTCGTCCCCCCACCCCGCACCCTAACCCCTATCATATCATTTTGAAGCAATTCTGGTAAAATGTGCACTGTACGATGGTAGCCAAGATTCTAAACCATGGCACCAACTGCTTTAATTTCatttatttcttcttcttttgatTGTCTAGTCAACTTCATAGGCTGAAATTACAGCTTTATATCTCTCTTTTGTTTTTGTGTTTTCTGGAAAATAAATGTTTTTTGGAAAATGTATTGGAGCATGTGATATGCttgtttgattttattttctgaaGTAGAGATATTTTTTTCAATTGTAGATATCATATCATGTCGAGTTTAAGTTAGTGATTTCTCATTATAAATGTATAGTTTTTAAATAACATATGTAGTATGTCAGAATTCAATTATAGTAAAATAATATAGTATTTTTGGGGAGTAGAGAATAGCTAAGTTAGAAGGTGGTGAGATTTGAAAATGGGTAGAAAGGAATCGTGGATAGATAATGAAAATTAGAATATAATTTTTGGATTCATTTTCAAGATCGGTGAGGGTATAATAGATGAAACCAAACATGCTCAATGTTATGAtcttttgatatttgaatttcAGTTGGCTAAATCATAGCTTCTTTTCTGAATCATAAATGAATTGATCAACAAATTTTCATTGACAGATTGTGGGAAAGATGACCCTGATCTCAAGGAGGAGATGGAGAAGCAATTCGTGGACTTGTTATCGGAAGAGCTGAAACTGCAAGAAACAGTTGATGAAGAGAATTCCCGACATATGAACCTCACCTTTGGCGAGGCAAGAAGATTGGCTTCTCAATATCAAAGGGAAGCTGAAAAATGCAATATTGCCACAGAAACTTGTGAGGGAGCTCGGGAGCGAGCTGTGGTGCTTCTCACCAAAGAAAAAAAGATAACTTTGCTTTGGGAACGAAGAGCTCGCCAACTTGGCTGGGAAGGTGAGTAAATATAACCATAAGCCATGTATCTACTGGTCCATGATGAGAATGAAGTACTGAAAGGAAGATTATTCATTGGTAAATCATTTGCTTTTGCTGCCTTCTACTACTTGTATCTTATATTTTGGTAGAATGTGCTAAACTGGTGCACTCAAATTCTGAAAGATGTGGAACTTATCTGGCAATTTATATGCGAGGACTTTTCTATGCGAACTTCTGGTGATAAACAACATTTTAATTAATACCTATTACTCTGGTCCCATTTTAGCAATAAGAACATTCCATGTGACTCTTTCTTCTCTATGATTCATTTCCTCGGAGTCTCTTTCATTCGTAATATGTATGTTGTGCACAAGTTTGCATTAGACGAGACAACACTGTATGCGTGTAAACATATCAGATGCGTCAGTACCATTTATAAATGGATTCGGAGAAAGCAATTCAATAGTAATCGTGGCAAGAAAAATTGGGGAATGTATTACTTAATTTACGTGTCTTTCCAAAGCAatcatgtatttaaaaaaaaaaaacaagaaacttatttaaaaaaaatcctgGGAGCGACGGCTAGATTTGCCGTCATCACCACAATGCCTTTGTTCATAATTTTGGTTACCAAGAAAGAAAGAGTCTACATCTCCTCATGATAGCACCTACACTACCGTTCTCAACTGCAATTAGACAAGGAAAACAAATAAACAAAGATAAATTCAAGCATACTACCATGATTCAGAATGAAATCGCAGATTACATATACACAAACTCCAGAAGACAAATTTTGTTGTTTTGCACTCCACGAGAAATAGTTGTCCCTGGAGTGCATCATATGCCTTGTCCGAAAGCATAATCATCAAATCTGAAGTCACAATTTGACGTCGTTTCATCCTGTTCCTACACAAAAAACACACGAGATATTGGTATTACTCAAGGAACTAGAGATATGTATTGATATGACGAGCATGTATAGAATAACATGGTTGTGTTCTAAGTCTACAGTACCCGTTTGATCATTGCATTCATCAAATCGTCCAAGGAGTCGTAACTTTGATGAACGAAGCCACCTAGCAGCTTTGGTTGCTCCAAAAGGAAGTTCTCATTGGACCTTTCTCTAGATTCCATAGCAGATTTGTCACTCTCGTTTTGCTGCACAAGACTTAAAACACCTCCACTTGATCTGCCATTTACAAACTCGTCCATCTTCGGCTCAAATATTCCACTATTATTGGCCAGACTATGGTTTAAGGGAGAGATGATACCATTTTCCGGATTTTGAGAATTTAAGGAACCAAAAGCATTATTTGGGTTGTGCCTGTAATTCTGCTTTTGTTCTCCCCATCTCTGGTTTGTGGTTTGATTTGTGGTCTGAGCATCACAGACCAAATCTTGGCAAGACCTCACCCTTGATACTTgaagaggcactgaagaagcaacaATGGGGTTGTTCTGAGAATAAGAACCATTTGAAGAGTTATTGTCTCTCATACTATTGAGAGGCAACTGAGGATGAAAAGGATTAATAGAAAGCAAAGAATTTGGCTGCATTTTGGGCAGTTCAGTGGTGTTTTGCCAGGTCTCATTATATTTACCAGGATCCAGCAGATTGGAGGAACAAGGGATACCAGTATTGAAGGATTCCGAGCTGAAAGAAGCCATGTTATTGGAAGACGGGTTTCCAAAGCCCCCAACAAGCACCATGGCATTATTTCCATCACTGTTAAACAAGTTGCTAGAGCCACCAATCGCAGCTCCCGGATCTGTAAATGTATTGGCAGCGGCAAAGATTTTTGAATCATTCATACCATTGAAATTTAGACTGCCTTTTTGTTGTATTTGATCTAGATCCAATGATGGTATCCCTTGAAATAAACTCGAATTTAAACATGGGGATGAGAGGACTGGGTGTGTTTTCCCAATCAAGTTACTAGAGTTTGGAGAATGATTCGGTTGGACTAGAGAAGATTGCGTGAGATTATGAAGGTTCATGTTAGAAGGACTATTTAGTCCTCCCGAGTATGCCACTGGTCGCATAAGGTGATAAAGCAACATTTCCGAGTCTTCCTGGTCCAGACATAGCACGAAAATCTCCGAGCCCATCCAATGAACCCATTCGCATGAAAGGGGAATCCTTAATCCCAAAAGCAGCAGCCATATTTGCTTGTTGGGCAGTGACGTGGCTGATTCTTTTCAGGTAAAGCCTATACTTCTACAAGAAGTTAAATACATTGAGATCGAAtccttttatattattttggttATACTAGCTAGCATAATAActtaaaaatcaattaaattatgGATTTGATCAATGCAAAAATCATGATTTACACAAGTGAAgcatattaaaaacaaataattatCGATTTAAAATCCTCATGACTAACTCATCGAAATAATATCAAAACTAATGAAACAATAATATTGACAGtaaaatataactcataatattcaattaaataatatttaacacGAATTTTTTTACATTATGTTTTTAGAATTCTATATcacatataattaattttatatcagaCTCAATCTTTTGTAGACTCACATTGATGAATAACAATTTCTTGTTAAatacaattttaaaataataataaatcaacatatataatgaaatacaccttcagataaaattttatagtaaatatcaaataacataaaataatctGATACAATACTTATTAAATACAAATTTTAAactattgatatgattttcatcgttaaattttaaatataactaaataaataaactttCTTAAATTAGTCAGTTTGATTTCAAAAgaattaaataaagatattaAATATCATATGTAAAAGATCTAATACCTTGACAAATGTTAACAAATtatcattataattatatttattacaAATATTATGTCATATTTTGTTTTACAGTAAAAAATAACTTATGTGTCTTTTAATTACTCATTAATATATCTTTTCATGCATCATATATTTAAGATTTTAACTGATGATTGATTTTGACAATCAaatgtatataattttttatttatataatttaataaaataatcatgccaataacatatatatttgttatagataatttttttttcaaattttcatatatattttttaatttatactcttttttaaaatcaaaatcaaaattatataggTATTACATTGTAAATTTTCACATGGATAGCTATTATCTCACTTGGAAAAAAATATatgcaaatatataatttttttacaataaagtaattttcatatacattagttatgaaaaattattaaaaatatatataatttataattttcatcAAACCTTCGTATATGAatcattgttattattattattttttgggaAATTGATTATTCTAGTTCATTTCAAagtcataaattttaaaatgaccttctttattatacattttgtATTATGTCTTATATAATtcaaaaaaatctaaaatatcatttttctatGAACACACATGTTCTATTTTCGTGATTCATTTGTTTAATTATCTATTATTTCTCTTTTTGAGAGTTTCTTTAACATTTGttctgttttatttaatttataatatattatttttttaatattgcttacttaaatcaataaacatattttaataaaattatgaattgtTAGTTTTAATTAGTGCATACGAAACCACCAAGTTTATAATATTCTAATTAAACCTACAAATTATCAAAAAATCACGACAATAATCAagtcaaatattaaaaaaaattaaaatcaaaatttgagcaATCAATTCTAGACAATATATTCTAATGATTTGACATAAACAAAATTGATAACATAATGGGTTTGACATAGTCCATATACCTACGCACACAGTaatatcaatataaaatcaaattttttgcGTAAAAATTAAGTGGAAAAAAAGGAAATTCATATTTGTTTAAAGAAATAGGATTGATAAGTTCATGGCCACTCTGTACGCATGAAATTGATGAGATAATAAAATACATAGTTTGAGATGAAATTGATGGCTAATAGAATTTAAATAGATAGGAAATATTGTTGTAATTTGATATGATAAAAAGATTGTTTtggtaaattaatttaattgaaaaCTAAAATTGATTATAGTAGTTGTGTGAAGTCCATTTAAGAAAAtctctcttatttttttatgtatttacGTGTGCttaattcatatttatatatatacttctTATGCTATATTTATCTTGTTATTCTACTATTTTATATATagttaattttttcaaaaatcttCTTTTAATGCTATAATTTATCACTAAATCAGAAATTCcacaaaaatataattacaaaattacattaaaatcataaaaaaatatgtaaagaGAAAATTAAAAAGATAAAACATTTAATGATAATATAAAGATGAATTATTTGAGAAAATTAATATAGGAGTTGCATTTTATCCTTGAAGTGATATGAATTACATAGTGATAATTCATCAGCGTTTAGAATTTTACTTATATATCCTTATTAAATTTTTGGATTTGTATTGATAAGgagatcatttttattttttcacaacTGGAAAACAAAGCCCATGGTACACGTTTTTATATGCATATAGATATATAGATACTAGATTATTTGTAGTTTTAGGTGCAAAATCTAATGGATCACAAGCCATTGAGAATAAAAAATTAGTACCTGGAGATGGCTAGCCACATTTTCCCGAGTAAGCCCTTCAACATTCATCATGTCGAGAATCCTTTTAGGAACAGCTTCTACATTGAGAAACGGAATAAAATAACGGGGACATCGACATGCAAAACAAATTCAGTAAAAAAAAAGGTAAAAGGTGGATGAATTTACTCTCAATTCCTAAATGATTCACGGCTGCAACAAACTTCCGATGAAGCTCAATAGACCAGACTACGCGAGGCTTCTTTTGTGCTCCAGGATCTTCACTTTCATTTTCATCATCTTCTCCATCATCTTCCTCATCCTTTCTTTTTCGATTAAATTTCCCATGGAGATCTTCGTTCCCTGTTGTTGGAGATACATGACCTTCTCCACTGCCTGTCTGAGCATTCACTTGATCAGTGGATGCATTCTGGTTCTTTGAATCAAACTTCTTTCTCCTAAGTACGTGTTGCCATATATTCCTCAGCTCCTCAATCCGAACAGGTTTCACCAAATAATCACAAGCACCGTGAGTAACCCCTTTCATTACAAGTTTGGGATCACTATTTGCTGACAACACTGCCACCACAAATGGTCGAAAAAACTCCAAGATCAGAGATTCAGAGCTATTATACTGGCAATTCCACACTATATAATAATTGCATATTGACATCTTCGAACAAGAATCAAAACCCAAAAGGAAGATTCGAACTTGGTCCCAAGTCTCTTGTCTATCAGGAGAAACAAGGTTAAAAGCAAAAAATGAACTTACTAATGACAGGTAAATCCATTTCGAGACCAACAAGTTCAAGCAGCTTAAAACCATCCATGTCTGGCATGTGCACATCACTGATAACCAGGTCAAATCTGTCTTTATTTTCTCTCAACATCGTCAACGCCATACGAGCCTGACTCATTGTAGTAACTGCAAGAACCACAAATCAATTTCATGAAAGAAAAATTCAGCCATTAAACaagacttaaaataaaatatgacatTAGAGATGAGCTTGGACATGATTTTGAGTAAAAATGGCATTAAAAGTATGTGATCTGTAATGAAGCACCATAAATTACAacaaataaatcaaaatttgtAGAACAAGATTCCAGAGCAATGACCTGGACCATAGTTACTAGAAGCACAATGAGCCCCAAGGCAAAGGGCATTGAGGAGTCTAGGCGCAATGCATTGGCAAGTCACTCACATTAAATGAGGCATCCTACTCGATACAATGACAGAATCCAAAATTTGAACAAATTACGTTACGTATAACCTAACAAACTCTTTAACGACAATTAACAAATATTCATTACTCTGCTTGCAATAATGAATGAGTATTTCTCATGTTATAATGTATTTGGCTATTTGCTATCGCCATCAATAAGAAGCGCTTAAAAGATGCCTAGAGCATCGAGAGTGCATCAAAGTTGGGACATACAGTTGAGACATGCTAGAGGTGCCAAGGCTGAGCCTCGCGGAGCACAGAGCCTAAATCAGCCCTTTATGGGTTTTTAATACACTCTGGACCAATAGAACTGGTAAACTGAGAATTCAAATTTCATTATTCGAATCATAGTGCAATTCcaagaaaaatcaaaattttaaacagCAGCACATTCAATGATAAAGAGGGCAGGCTGCTTTGGCTAAGTACAGTATCATTCTAGATCCCTAAGTTGTTAATGTTAATTAATCCTCTATGAATCAAATAGACGATTCTGTACGTTCCCAGCATTTGGCAACAACTTAAAAGTAAACTCGACAGAAATCAAAATATCGGGTTTTGGACCTATTTTAAAGGTTCTCTAAGTTCATAATAGATGGCAGTCTGCTGATTATCATATTACGAACCAAAAACAAGACTTAAAACTAGGAGAGTaggaagcacatagacatcaatTAACAGAATTAAATGAAATTACAAACCAGAAATTTTCAGATATTAAATAAAAAGGACAAAATGGAAGCTGAACGAGCAGATCAACAAGATATAGAAGCAAACAACATCAGGTTATGAAAGAATTCCAGAAGGCATAATTAACTTTAACGTCTGAGAGTTCTGAATCCTGATGACATACTCGAGAATTGGAAGATTTACACACACAAAATTTGAAATACTGAAATATTCATAACCATAACCAAGTCAACCCGGATATTGATGAATGAAAGCAGATTAGTAAAGAATCAATCAACATGACTTGAACTAAAATCCAAagtaataataatgataataaatcAAGAAATTTCAAAACAAATATAGGATGCCACTCGACAAATCCACTGAACAAGAATCATCAACACAAAACAGATGAAAAACATACCATGGTACTGGCACTTCCTAAGCAAAGTTTCCAGTAACTTCAAGCAAATCGGGTCATCATCAACAGCAAGAACACGCAGGCCCGCTGGAAACATATCAGATTTTTCATGGTCAAGAATGATTTTCTCCACAATCATTTTGCACACCCC
Coding sequences:
- the LOC140839601 gene encoding uncharacterized protein is translated as MNRRSGACLRCCLVIFAVVSALCVSGPALYFKFNKGLKFKASSACPPCVCNCSPPQSLLQIAPGLANLSVTDCGKDDPDLKEEMEKQFVDLLSEELKLQETVDEENSRHMNLTFGEARRLASQYQREAEKCNIATETCEGARERAVVLLTKEKKITLLWERRARQLGWEGE
- the LOC140839602 gene encoding LOW QUALITY PROTEIN: two-component response regulator ARR12-like (The sequence of the model RefSeq protein was modified relative to this genomic sequence to represent the inferred CDS: deleted 1 base in 1 codon), whose translation is MIVEKIILDHEKSDMFPAGLRVLAVDDDPICLKLLETLLRKCQYHVTTMSQARMALTMLRENKDRFDLVISDVHMPDMDGFKLLELVGLEMDLPVIMLSANSDPKLVMKGVTHGACDYLVKPVRIEELRNIWQHVLRRKKFDSKNQNASTDQVNAQTGSGEGHVSPTTGNEDLHGKFNRKRKDEEDDGEDDENESEDPGAQKKPRVVWSIELHRKFVAAVNHLGIEKAVPKRILDMMNVEGLTRENVASHLQKYRLYLKRISHVTAQQANMAAAFGIKDSPFMRMGSLDGLGDFRAMSGPGRLGNVALSPYATSGILGRLNSPSNMNLHNLTQSSLVQPNHSPNSSNLIGKTHPVLSSPCLNSSLFQGIPSLDLDQIQQKGSLNFNGMNDSKIFAAANTFTDPGAAIGGSSNLFNSDGNNAMVLVGGFGNPSSNNMASFSSESFNTGIPCSSNLLDPGKYNETWQNTTELPKMQPNSLLSINPFHPQLPLNSMRDNNSSNGSYSQNNPIVASSVPLQVSRVRSCQDLVCDAQTTNQTTNQRWGEQKQNYRHNPNNAFGSLNSQNPENGIISPLNHSLANNSGIFEPKMDEFVNGRSSGGVLSLVQQNESDKSAMESRERSNENFLLEQPKLLGGFVHQSYDSLDDLMNAMIKREQDETTSNCDFRFDDYAFGQGI